In Acinonyx jubatus isolate Ajub_Pintada_27869175 chromosome B3, VMU_Ajub_asm_v1.0, whole genome shotgun sequence, a genomic segment contains:
- the PLEKHG3 gene encoding pleckstrin homology domain-containing family G member 3 isoform X10 translates to MMSASSSAPGPSLTEAKCFLGRLQSWSAQRAVQRVPLSLSCLLSPQAKAGGPEGMLLSPGGSPGPEKERFSRRFPNLSGVPSPGSDARMPVSASLRQERSQERPVSLTSTTSSSGSSRDSRGAMEDPNGSEASAENGAGSPRGRHPPNGNPNSSGWLSVRGPLSPFSSRAPAAPAHKLSYLGRVVREIVETERMYVQDLRSIVEDYLLKIIDTPGLLKPEQVSALFGNIENIYALNSQLLRDLDGCNSDPVAVASCFVERSQEFDIYTQYCNNYPNSVAALTECMRDKQQAKFFRDRQELLQHSLPLGSYLLKPVQRILKYHLLLQEIAKHFDEEEDGFEVVEDAIDTMTCVAWYINDMKRRHEHAVRLQEIQSLLINWKGPDLTIYGELVLEGTFRVHRVRNERTFFLFDKALLITKKRGDHFVYKSHIPCSSLMLIESTRDSLCFTVTHYKHSKQQYNIQAKTVEEKRSWTHHIKRLILENHHTTIPQKAKEAILEMDSYYPSRYRCSPERLKKAWSSQDEVSTHVRQGRRQSEPTRHLLRQLSEKAGGTAGMKEKGRRESEGPKSRRRPSGRSPTSAEKRMSFESTSSLPEVEPDPEPETEQEVFAAVEGASIEEVPSDMESPEVLETQLDAHQELLGMAPPGDMVDFVVAESTEDLKTLSSEEEEEEDVGATQEPESLLPPSVLDQASIIAERFVSSFSRRSSLALEDGKASGFGSPRLTSRSSSVLSLEGSEKGSARRGSTTDALGSQPPPEVDSGVGVATESSPSVNGTEPPSPGCPAEPDRSSCKKKESSLSTRDRLLLDKIKSYYENAEHHDAGFSIRRRESLSYIPKGLVRNSVSRFNSLPRPDAEPTAPLGHRRQVGSRPASWAMFDLPGPGQASAGEPAPITDAEFRPSSEIVKIWEGMESTGESSHKGPGQGQANGFDLHEPLFILEEHELGAITEESAAASPESASPTERPSPAHLARELKELVKELSGDVQGELVAPLHPRIVQLSHVMDGRVSERVKNKVYQLARQYSLRIKSKSVPARPPLQWGKAAPTIPCLQEEAGAPSGGKGKRKPVLSLLNDEQTVAPEHSPPKPCSPRHCSFSPTAASPRTTSPGVRPSSRSPLSPFDTETFNWPDVRELCSKYTSHDEAFQAEGGRPRGQPVNRSRSVPENMVEPPLAGKVGRCCSVGAKRGRADPEATQPQPPGGLPQSRPVGEEALYVTADLTLENNGRVIVMEKGPLPCPTAGLEEGSGQRPSSPAAAVGQGLDFQESGISRSPEYWPKEEGPRDPVDPGQQGRVRNLREKFQALNSVG, encoded by the exons AATCTCTCCGGAGTGCCCTCTCCAGGCAGCGATGCCAGGatgcctgtctctgcctctctccgccAAGAGCGCAGCCAGGAGCGGCCGGTGAGCCTGACCTCCACCACCTCCTCGTCGGGTTCATCCCGTGACAGCCGCGGTGCCATGGAGGATCCCAATGGCTCCGAGGCTTCTGCTGAGAACGGGGCAGGCTCCCCGCGCGGCCGGCATCCCCCCAACGGCAACCCCAACTCCAGCGGCTGGCTGAGCGTGAGGGGGCCCCTGTCTCCGTTCAGCAGCCGGGCCCCGGCGGCCCCAGCACATAAGCTCAGCTACCTGGGCCGAGTGGTGCGGGAGATCGTGGAGACGGAGCGGATGTATGTGCAGGACCTGCGCAGCATCGTGGAG GACTACCTCTTGAAGATCATTGACACGCCTGGGCTGCTGAAGCCAGAACAAGTCAGCGCCCTCTTTGGGAACATAGAAAACATCTATGCACTGAACAG ccagctaCTCAGAGACCTGGACGGCTGCAATAGTGACCCTGTGGCTGTGGCCAGCTGCTTTGTGGAAAGG AGCCAAGAGTTTGATATCTACACCCAGTATTGCAACAACTACCCCAA ctcaGTGGCCGCCCTGACCGAGTGCATGCGGGACAAGCAACAGGCCAAGTTCTTTCGGGACCGGCAGGAGCTGCTACAGCACTCTCTGCCCTTGGGCTCCTACTTGCTGAAGCCCGTCCAGCGCATCCTCAAGTACCACCTGCTGCTCCAG GAAATCGCCAAACATTTTGATGAAGAAGAAGACGGCTTCGAGGTGGTGGAGGATGCCATTGACACCATGACCTGCGTGGCCTGGTACATCAATGACATGAAGAGGAGGCATGAGCATGCAGTCCGGCTCCAG GAGATTCAGTCACTGCTCATCAATTGGAAGGGACCAGACCTGACCATCTATGGGGAGCTCGTCCTGGAGGGCACGTTCCGCGTGCACCGCGTGCGCAACGAGAGGACCTTCTTCCTCTTTGACAAAGCTCTGCTCATCACCAAGAAGCGAGGCGATCACTTTGTCTACAAGAGTCATATCCCG tgcTCCTCCCTGATGCTGATCGAAAGCACCAGAGACTCCCTGTGCTTCACCGTCACCCACTACAAGCACAGCAAGCAGCAGTACAACATCCAG GCCAAGACAGTGGAGGAGAAACGGAGCTGGACTCACCACATCAAGAGGCTCATCCTGGAGAACCACCACACCACTATCCCCCAGAAG gcCAAGGAAGCCATCTTGGAAATGGACTCCTACT ATCCCAGTCGGTACCGCTGCAGCCCGGAGCGCCTGAAGAAGGCTTGGTCCTCCCAGGACGAAGTGTCCACCCACGTGCGGCAGGGGCGCCGGCAGTCTG AGCCCACCAGACACCTGCTCAGGCAACTCAGTGAGAAAG CAGGCGGAACAGCGGGAATGAAG GAGAAGGGGCGTAGGGAGTCCGAAGGCCCCAAGAGCCGCAGAAGGCCCAGCGGCCGGTCTCCCACTAGTGCTGAGAAGCGCATGAGCTTTGAGTCCACCTCTTCGCTGCCAGAG GTTGAGCCAGACCCTGAGCCTGAGACAGAGCAGGAAGTATTTGCTGCTGTGGAAGGTGCCAGCATCGAGGAGGTGCCCTCAGACATGGAGTCTCCAGAAGTCCTGGAAACACAGCTTGATGCCCACCAGGAGCTGCTGGGGATGGCCCCCCCGGGTGACATGGTGGACTTTGTGGTGGCCGAGAGCACCGAGGACCTTAAGACTCTGagcagtgaggaggaggaggaggaggacgtggGTGCCACGCAGGAGCCTGAGAGCCTCCTGCCGCCCTCCGTGCTGGACCAGGCCAGCATCATTGCCGAGCGGTTCGTCAGCAGCTTCTCTCGGCGGAGCAGCCTGGCCCTGGAGGATGGCAAGGCCAGTGGCTTTGGGAGCCCGAGGCTGACAAGCCGGAGCAGCAGCGTGCTCAGCCTAGAGGGCAGCGAGAAGGGCTCGGCCCGGCGTGGCAGCACCACCGACGCCCTCGGCTCGCAGCCGCCCCCAGAGGTGGACAGCGGTGTGGGCGTGGCCACGGAGAGCAGCCCTTCGGTCAACGGGACGGAGCCCCCGAGCCCAGGCTGCCCTGCAGAGCCCGACAGGTCTTCCTGTAAGAAGAAGGAATCGTCACTCTCCACCCGAGACCGGCTGTTACTGGACAAGATCAAGAGCTACTATGAGAACGCGGAGCACCATGATGCGGGCTTTAGCATCCGGCGCCGAGAGAGCCTCTCCTACATCCCCAAAGGGCTGGTGAGGAACTCCGTTTCCAGATTCAACAGCCTTCCCAGGCCGGACGCAGAGCCCACGGCTCCTCTGGGGCACAGGAGGCAGGTGGGCTCCCGGCCGGCTTCGTGGGCTATGTTTGACCTCCCAGGCCCCGGCCAAGCGAGCGCTGGGGAGCCAGCTCCTATCACAGATGCTGAGTTCAGGCCGTCTTCAGAAATTGTAAAGATCTGGGAGGGAATGGAGTCTACCGGGGAGAGCTCTCACAAGGGGCCTGGCCAAGGCCAGGCCAATGGTTTTGACCTGCACGAACCGCTCTTCATCCTGGAGGAGCACGAACTGGGGGCCATCACCGAGGAGTCGGCCGCCGCCTCCCCTGAGAGTGCCTCCCCCACGGAGCGGCCCAGCCCGGCCCACCTGGCCCGGGAGCTGAAGGAGCTCGTGAAGGAGCTGAGTGGCGACGTCCAGGGGGAGCTGGTGGCTCCACTGCACCCGCGCATCGTCCAGCTCTCCCACGTGATGGATGGCCGCGTGAGCGAGCGAGTCAAGAACAAGGTCTACCAGCTGGCCCGCCAGTACAGCCTGCGGATCAAGAGCAAATCTGTGCCAGCCAGGCCACCGCTCCAATGGGGAAAGGCGGCTCCCACCATTCCCTGCCTGCAGGAGGAGGCTGGAGCACCCTCGGGCGGCAAAG GTAAGAGAAAGCCGGTGCTGTCCCTCCTCAACGATGAGCAGACGGTGGCCCCGGAGCACAGCCCGCCCAAGCCCTGCTCTCCTCGGCATTGCTCCTTCAGCCCCACTGCTGCCAGCCCGAGGACCACCTCGCCTGGGGTCCGGCCCTCCTCTCGAAGCCCCCTCAGCCCTTTCGACACTGAGACCTTCAACTGGCCTGATGTCCGAGAGCTCTGCTCCAAGTACACCTCCCACGACGAGGCATTCCAGGCCGAGGGCGGCCGGCCCCGTGGCCAGCCTGTCAACCGGAGCCGCTCGGTGCCGGAGAACATGGTGGAGCCCCCTCTGGCGGGCAAGGTGGGCCGCTGCTGCAGCGTGGGCGCCAAGAGGGGCCGGGCAGACCCAGAGGCCACTCAGCCCCAGCCGCCTGGGGGATTGCCCCAAAGCAGGCCGGTCGGAGAGGAAGCCCTGTATGTCACCGCAGACCTCACCCTGGAGAACAACGGGCGGGTGATCGTCATGGAGAAggggcctctgccctgccccactgcggggctggaggagggcagtGGGCAGAGACCAAGCTCACCAGCAGCCGCGGTGGGACAGGGGCTGGATTTCCAGGAGTCTGGGATTTCCAGGAGTCCAGAGTATTGGCCAAAGGAAGAGGGTCCCAGGGACCCAGTGGACCCAGGCCAGCAGGGCAGAGTGAGAAACCTGAGGGAGAAATTCCAGGCCTTGAACTCTGTAGGGTGA
- the PLEKHG3 gene encoding pleckstrin homology domain-containing family G member 3 isoform X11 → MMSASSSAPGPSLTEAKCFLGRLQSWSAQRAVQRVPLSLSCLLSPQAKAGGPEGMLLSPGGSPGPEKERFSRRFPNLSGVPSPGSDARMPVSASLRQERSQERPVSLTSTTSSSGSSRDSRGAMEDPNGSEASAENGAGSPRGRHPPNGNPNSSGWLSVRGPLSPFSSRAPAAPAHKLSYLGRVVREIVETERMYVQDLRSIVEDYLLKIIDTPGLLKPEQVSALFGNIENIYALNSQLLRDLDGCNSDPVAVASCFVERSQEFDIYTQYCNNYPNSVAALTECMRDKQQAKFFRDRQELLQHSLPLGSYLLKPVQRILKYHLLLQEIAKHFDEEEDGFEVVEDAIDTMTCVAWYINDMKRRHEHAVRLQEIQSLLINWKGPDLTIYGELVLEGTFRVHRVRNERTFFLFDKALLITKKRGDHFVYKSHIPCSSLMLIESTRDSLCFTVTHYKHSKQQYNIQAKTVEEKRSWTHHIKRLILENHHTTIPQKAKEAILEMDSYYPSRYRCSPERLKKAWSSQDEVSTHVRQGRRQSEPTRHLLRQLSEKGGTAGMKEKGRRESEGPKSRRRPSGRSPTSAEKRMSFESTSSLPEVEPDPEPETEQEVFAAVEGASIEEVPSDMESPEVLETQLDAHQELLGMAPPGDMVDFVVAESTEDLKTLSSEEEEEEDVGATQEPESLLPPSVLDQASIIAERFVSSFSRRSSLALEDGKASGFGSPRLTSRSSSVLSLEGSEKGSARRGSTTDALGSQPPPEVDSGVGVATESSPSVNGTEPPSPGCPAEPDRSSCKKKESSLSTRDRLLLDKIKSYYENAEHHDAGFSIRRRESLSYIPKGLVRNSVSRFNSLPRPDAEPTAPLGHRRQVGSRPASWAMFDLPGPGQASAGEPAPITDAEFRPSSEIVKIWEGMESTGESSHKGPGQGQANGFDLHEPLFILEEHELGAITEESAAASPESASPTERPSPAHLARELKELVKELSGDVQGELVAPLHPRIVQLSHVMDGRVSERVKNKVYQLARQYSLRIKSKSVPARPPLQWGKAAPTIPCLQEEAGAPSGGKGKRKPVLSLLNDEQTVAPEHSPPKPCSPRHCSFSPTAASPRTTSPGVRPSSRSPLSPFDTETFNWPDVRELCSKYTSHDEAFQAEGGRPRGQPVNRSRSVPENMVEPPLAGKVGRCCSVGAKRGRADPEATQPQPPGGLPQSRPVGEEALYVTADLTLENNGRVIVMEKGPLPCPTAGLEEGSGQRPSSPAAAVGQGLDFQESGISRSPEYWPKEEGPRDPVDPGQQGRVRNLREKFQALNSVG, encoded by the exons AATCTCTCCGGAGTGCCCTCTCCAGGCAGCGATGCCAGGatgcctgtctctgcctctctccgccAAGAGCGCAGCCAGGAGCGGCCGGTGAGCCTGACCTCCACCACCTCCTCGTCGGGTTCATCCCGTGACAGCCGCGGTGCCATGGAGGATCCCAATGGCTCCGAGGCTTCTGCTGAGAACGGGGCAGGCTCCCCGCGCGGCCGGCATCCCCCCAACGGCAACCCCAACTCCAGCGGCTGGCTGAGCGTGAGGGGGCCCCTGTCTCCGTTCAGCAGCCGGGCCCCGGCGGCCCCAGCACATAAGCTCAGCTACCTGGGCCGAGTGGTGCGGGAGATCGTGGAGACGGAGCGGATGTATGTGCAGGACCTGCGCAGCATCGTGGAG GACTACCTCTTGAAGATCATTGACACGCCTGGGCTGCTGAAGCCAGAACAAGTCAGCGCCCTCTTTGGGAACATAGAAAACATCTATGCACTGAACAG ccagctaCTCAGAGACCTGGACGGCTGCAATAGTGACCCTGTGGCTGTGGCCAGCTGCTTTGTGGAAAGG AGCCAAGAGTTTGATATCTACACCCAGTATTGCAACAACTACCCCAA ctcaGTGGCCGCCCTGACCGAGTGCATGCGGGACAAGCAACAGGCCAAGTTCTTTCGGGACCGGCAGGAGCTGCTACAGCACTCTCTGCCCTTGGGCTCCTACTTGCTGAAGCCCGTCCAGCGCATCCTCAAGTACCACCTGCTGCTCCAG GAAATCGCCAAACATTTTGATGAAGAAGAAGACGGCTTCGAGGTGGTGGAGGATGCCATTGACACCATGACCTGCGTGGCCTGGTACATCAATGACATGAAGAGGAGGCATGAGCATGCAGTCCGGCTCCAG GAGATTCAGTCACTGCTCATCAATTGGAAGGGACCAGACCTGACCATCTATGGGGAGCTCGTCCTGGAGGGCACGTTCCGCGTGCACCGCGTGCGCAACGAGAGGACCTTCTTCCTCTTTGACAAAGCTCTGCTCATCACCAAGAAGCGAGGCGATCACTTTGTCTACAAGAGTCATATCCCG tgcTCCTCCCTGATGCTGATCGAAAGCACCAGAGACTCCCTGTGCTTCACCGTCACCCACTACAAGCACAGCAAGCAGCAGTACAACATCCAG GCCAAGACAGTGGAGGAGAAACGGAGCTGGACTCACCACATCAAGAGGCTCATCCTGGAGAACCACCACACCACTATCCCCCAGAAG gcCAAGGAAGCCATCTTGGAAATGGACTCCTACT ATCCCAGTCGGTACCGCTGCAGCCCGGAGCGCCTGAAGAAGGCTTGGTCCTCCCAGGACGAAGTGTCCACCCACGTGCGGCAGGGGCGCCGGCAGTCTG AGCCCACCAGACACCTGCTCAGGCAACTCAGTGAGAAAG GCGGAACAGCGGGAATGAAG GAGAAGGGGCGTAGGGAGTCCGAAGGCCCCAAGAGCCGCAGAAGGCCCAGCGGCCGGTCTCCCACTAGTGCTGAGAAGCGCATGAGCTTTGAGTCCACCTCTTCGCTGCCAGAG GTTGAGCCAGACCCTGAGCCTGAGACAGAGCAGGAAGTATTTGCTGCTGTGGAAGGTGCCAGCATCGAGGAGGTGCCCTCAGACATGGAGTCTCCAGAAGTCCTGGAAACACAGCTTGATGCCCACCAGGAGCTGCTGGGGATGGCCCCCCCGGGTGACATGGTGGACTTTGTGGTGGCCGAGAGCACCGAGGACCTTAAGACTCTGagcagtgaggaggaggaggaggaggacgtggGTGCCACGCAGGAGCCTGAGAGCCTCCTGCCGCCCTCCGTGCTGGACCAGGCCAGCATCATTGCCGAGCGGTTCGTCAGCAGCTTCTCTCGGCGGAGCAGCCTGGCCCTGGAGGATGGCAAGGCCAGTGGCTTTGGGAGCCCGAGGCTGACAAGCCGGAGCAGCAGCGTGCTCAGCCTAGAGGGCAGCGAGAAGGGCTCGGCCCGGCGTGGCAGCACCACCGACGCCCTCGGCTCGCAGCCGCCCCCAGAGGTGGACAGCGGTGTGGGCGTGGCCACGGAGAGCAGCCCTTCGGTCAACGGGACGGAGCCCCCGAGCCCAGGCTGCCCTGCAGAGCCCGACAGGTCTTCCTGTAAGAAGAAGGAATCGTCACTCTCCACCCGAGACCGGCTGTTACTGGACAAGATCAAGAGCTACTATGAGAACGCGGAGCACCATGATGCGGGCTTTAGCATCCGGCGCCGAGAGAGCCTCTCCTACATCCCCAAAGGGCTGGTGAGGAACTCCGTTTCCAGATTCAACAGCCTTCCCAGGCCGGACGCAGAGCCCACGGCTCCTCTGGGGCACAGGAGGCAGGTGGGCTCCCGGCCGGCTTCGTGGGCTATGTTTGACCTCCCAGGCCCCGGCCAAGCGAGCGCTGGGGAGCCAGCTCCTATCACAGATGCTGAGTTCAGGCCGTCTTCAGAAATTGTAAAGATCTGGGAGGGAATGGAGTCTACCGGGGAGAGCTCTCACAAGGGGCCTGGCCAAGGCCAGGCCAATGGTTTTGACCTGCACGAACCGCTCTTCATCCTGGAGGAGCACGAACTGGGGGCCATCACCGAGGAGTCGGCCGCCGCCTCCCCTGAGAGTGCCTCCCCCACGGAGCGGCCCAGCCCGGCCCACCTGGCCCGGGAGCTGAAGGAGCTCGTGAAGGAGCTGAGTGGCGACGTCCAGGGGGAGCTGGTGGCTCCACTGCACCCGCGCATCGTCCAGCTCTCCCACGTGATGGATGGCCGCGTGAGCGAGCGAGTCAAGAACAAGGTCTACCAGCTGGCCCGCCAGTACAGCCTGCGGATCAAGAGCAAATCTGTGCCAGCCAGGCCACCGCTCCAATGGGGAAAGGCGGCTCCCACCATTCCCTGCCTGCAGGAGGAGGCTGGAGCACCCTCGGGCGGCAAAG GTAAGAGAAAGCCGGTGCTGTCCCTCCTCAACGATGAGCAGACGGTGGCCCCGGAGCACAGCCCGCCCAAGCCCTGCTCTCCTCGGCATTGCTCCTTCAGCCCCACTGCTGCCAGCCCGAGGACCACCTCGCCTGGGGTCCGGCCCTCCTCTCGAAGCCCCCTCAGCCCTTTCGACACTGAGACCTTCAACTGGCCTGATGTCCGAGAGCTCTGCTCCAAGTACACCTCCCACGACGAGGCATTCCAGGCCGAGGGCGGCCGGCCCCGTGGCCAGCCTGTCAACCGGAGCCGCTCGGTGCCGGAGAACATGGTGGAGCCCCCTCTGGCGGGCAAGGTGGGCCGCTGCTGCAGCGTGGGCGCCAAGAGGGGCCGGGCAGACCCAGAGGCCACTCAGCCCCAGCCGCCTGGGGGATTGCCCCAAAGCAGGCCGGTCGGAGAGGAAGCCCTGTATGTCACCGCAGACCTCACCCTGGAGAACAACGGGCGGGTGATCGTCATGGAGAAggggcctctgccctgccccactgcggggctggaggagggcagtGGGCAGAGACCAAGCTCACCAGCAGCCGCGGTGGGACAGGGGCTGGATTTCCAGGAGTCTGGGATTTCCAGGAGTCCAGAGTATTGGCCAAAGGAAGAGGGTCCCAGGGACCCAGTGGACCCAGGCCAGCAGGGCAGAGTGAGAAACCTGAGGGAGAAATTCCAGGCCTTGAACTCTGTAGGGTGA